In the genome of Streptomyces sp. Q6, the window CTGATTACCCCTCGCCGCCGGACGACCCTGCCCCCGTCGACCCGGCATCACTCGGCGAGCTGCTCGCCGCCGCGATGCGTCCCGGCGGTTCACCGGACGGTTCACCGGACGGGCCCGGCGGCGGTGAAGCGCAGGCCCTCGCCGCGTTCCGCGCCGCGCGCGACGCCGGCGCGCTGCACGCGCCGACCCGGCGCCGCGACGACTGGCGGCCCCGCGCGCGCCGGTCGCGGTGGTCGCTGCGCGCGGCCGTCGGCGCGCTCGTGGCGAGTGTCGCGGTGGGCGGGGTCGCCGTCGCCGGCATCGGAAGCGGCATCTCCTCCGTCGACGAGCCCGAACGGCCCGCGCCGAGCCGGAGCGTGAGCCCGTCGGCCACACCGGGTCCGTCCGCCCCGAGCGCGCGGCGCGACGGCACGCCCAGCCACCCGGAACAGGCCAAGGGCGAAGAGGCGCGGTGCAAGTCGTACGAGAACGGGCGCGGGCGCAACCGCTCGGAGCGGGCCGCCGCGGGCTGCGACACGGCGGACGACGGTTCCGGTGCCGCGGGCGGGCCTTCGGCGGGGGCGCGGCGGTCGCGGGCCGCGAACGGGGCCGGTACGGGTGCGGATGCGAGCACAGGTACAGATACAGGTACAGGTACAGGTACGGGTAACAGCGCCGGTTCCGGCAAGAGCAACGACAAGAGCAACGGCAACGGCAACGGGCGTGGCCAGAACTAGGTGAAGGCGCCCGCTTCCTGGTCCTGAAAAGCGGGACGGCCGAGGTCGCCACCCCCCACAGGAGAGACCCCGGCCGCCGCGCGTACGGGTCGCGAGCGGCCCGTACTCTCTTCAGCGCCGCGGGTGCGTTTTCTGTCACACCGCGCTGTGTCACCCTTCAGTTGCCCGTTGTACAAACATGGACGGCGGGGCGTTTCAGGCCGTAGCGTGCTGATTCGCGCCGGGGGCGCACAACGCCGATCAGGGCCTCACGGCCAGGGCAGGGCTGGTAGGGCAGGGACTGGGAGTGCTGGGGGACGACGCGGAGCTGACCGCCGCGGTGCTTGCGGCTCAGGACGGGGACGAGACCGCGTTCCGTACTGTGTACCGCGCCGTGCACCCACGGCTGCTCGGATACGTACGCACACTCGTCGGCGAACCCGATGCCGAGGACGTCGCGTCGGAGGCGTGGTTGCAGATCGCCCGCGACCTCGACCGGTTCGAGGGGGACGCCGACCGGTTCCGCGGCTGGGCCGCCCGGATCGCCCGCAATCGCGCCCTGGACCACATACGCATGCGGGGACGCCGGCCCGCCATAGGCGGTGACGAGAGCGAACTCACCGGCAAACCCGCCCTCTCCGACACCGCCGACGAGGCGATGGAGTCCCTCGCCACCGGCGACACCATGGCGCTCATCGCCCAACTCCCGCAGGACCAGGCCGAGGCCGTCGTGCTGCGCGTCGTCGTCGGGCTCGACGCGAAGAGCGCCGCGCTGACCCTCGGCAAGCGCCCCGGTGCCGTCCGCACGGCCGCGCACCGCGGCCTCAAGCGGCTCGCCGAACTGCTCGGCGCGGACTCCTCCGGAACGTCGTCCGCGACCTCTTCCGGGACCTCGCCCGCGGACTCCGCGGGCCCCTCGAACACTTCCGGTTCGCTCGGTGCGCTGCCGCACCCGAGACAGCCGGACACCCGTACGGTGACGTCCGCCGGTGTGACGCATTCGCGTTCGCGGACGCAGAAGGACATGTGATGGCCGACGAGCACTACAAGTGGCTGGACCGCGAGGCGGCGGAGCGTCTGCTGCGCGGGGAGCCCCTGAAGGCCGTCGTCGAGAACTCCGCGCACGGCGGTGCCGCCGCCGACGAGGACCTCCGGCAGGCCGAGCGACTCGCCGCCGCCCTTGAATCACTGACGGCACTGCCGTCCGGGCCCGACGGTGAACTCCCGGGCGAGGAAGCCGCGTTGAAGGCGTTCCGTGAATCGCGTGCGGTGCCCGCGGTCGAGGGTGCGGTCGGCGGAGCGGCCGACGGTGCGGTCGACGGCAGGGTGGTCGGCGCGATCGGCGCGGTGTCCGACGGCTCGGCGGCCGGCTCCGCGGTCGGTTCCGCGGGCGCTTCGGGACGCCACCGGCGCCATCGCGCGGGCGCCCCCGCCGGACCTTCCGGACCTTCCGGTTCCGCCGGTCCCGGGCGTGGCCCGCGGTGGGGCAGGCCCGTCCGGTTCGGGCTCGCGGCGGCCGTCGCCGCGTGCATGGTCGGCGGTGTCGCCGTCGCCGCGGGGACCGGAGTCCTGCCCTCGCCGTTCGGTGGCCGGGACGAACCCGCGCCCGCCGCCTCCGTGTCGGCCGCCGCCAGCCCCGACAAGCCCCTCGCCTCGCCCTCCCCGGGCGTGACCGGCGGAGACGAGGCGCGGCCCGAAGGCTCCGCGAGCCCCGACGACACCTCGGGCTCCCCGGACGCGGGTCGCGGCGACGACGCGCACGGCGGCGGACCCTCGGCGTCGGCCGATCCCCGGGCGACCGAGGGCGGCAGCGGTGAGGCGGTGCTGCGCCGCCAGGTCATCGAGGCGTGCGTCAAATACCGCGGCGGCCGCCTCGGCTCCGACGAGCGCCGGCTCCTGCGCGACTCCGCGAAGAGGTCCGGCAGGAGCACCGCCGACCTCGACCGGTTCTGCGACCGCGCCCTCGGCCGGTCCGACTCCGGCTCCGACGCGAACACCGACTCGTCGGACGGCGACTCCGGCTCCGGCAACGCGGACGGCAAGAGCGGCGGGCAGGACGGCGGCGACGAGGACGACGACCACGGCCGAGGCGGCGGCGCGGACCAGAACATCGGCTTCAAGCCGCCGTCCGCCCCCACCCCGACCCGCTCCTTCAGCGCGTCCCCCGACCTGCCGACGGCCGGGCCGTCCGCCTCGGTGTCGACGCCCGCCTCCGCCGCGGCCTCCAGCTCCGCGTCGTAGTCCGCCGGACTCGGCCGACCCCATCTCGACCCCGCCCCGGAATTCTGTCGAGCGACCGGTGTGACGTTTTTGGAGCCCGTGACGCAGTACTGAGTGAGCCGACTGGTCATCGGCCGTGCACGAGCCGGGGTTCCCCCCGTACCTTCGGCTCTGTGCCACTGGCGTGGGTGGGATACGTTCCCCCGATCCCA includes:
- a CDS encoding RNA polymerase sigma factor, producing the protein MLGDDAELTAAVLAAQDGDETAFRTVYRAVHPRLLGYVRTLVGEPDAEDVASEAWLQIARDLDRFEGDADRFRGWAARIARNRALDHIRMRGRRPAIGGDESELTGKPALSDTADEAMESLATGDTMALIAQLPQDQAEAVVLRVVVGLDAKSAALTLGKRPGAVRTAAHRGLKRLAELLGADSSGTSSATSSGTSPADSAGPSNTSGSLGALPHPRQPDTRTVTSAGVTHSRSRTQKDM